A genome region from Pseudanabaena sp. Chao 1811 includes the following:
- a CDS encoding RNA recognition motif domain-containing protein produces the protein MTIYVGNLSYQAAKDDLTSVFSDYGTVKRVQLPTDQETGRVRGFAFVDMEDDAQEEAAIAALNEAEWLGRTLRVNKAKPRGERTNDRPRGRGYA, from the coding sequence GTGACTATTTACGTTGGAAATTTGTCTTATCAAGCTGCTAAGGATGATTTGACAAGCGTTTTCTCAGACTACGGCACTGTAAAGCGTGTGCAATTGCCTACCGACCAAGAAACAGGTCGGGTTCGGGGCTTCGCCTTTGTGGATATGGAGGATGATGCTCAGGAAGAAGCTGCGATCGCTGCACTTAATGAGGCTGAATGGCTGGGACGTACCCTGCGCGTTAATAAGGCTAAGCCTCGTGGTGAACGTACTAACGATCGCCCTAGAGGTCGTGGCTACGCCTAG
- a CDS encoding carbonic anhydrase: protein MRKLIRGLREFKDNHFPSHLELFEKLGMGQKPRVLFITCSDSRIDPNLLTKADVGELFIMRNAGNIIPPYGSLSGEGATIEYAIQSLEIEQVIVCGHTHCGAMNGLLKLEHLREEMPIVYEWLKLAEGTRRLVKENYSHLRNKELLEITSAENVLTQIDHLKTYPLVRSRLYQGRLNIYGWVYNLETGEVLAYDSVSHSYVPPQHQLVDDLPEPSLHTDMSDPLDSMVVN, encoded by the coding sequence ATGCGAAAACTAATTAGGGGTTTGCGCGAATTTAAAGATAATCATTTTCCATCCCATTTAGAACTGTTTGAGAAGTTAGGAATGGGACAGAAACCGAGAGTTTTATTTATTACCTGTTCTGATTCACGGATTGACCCTAACTTGCTGACTAAAGCGGATGTGGGAGAGCTTTTCATTATGCGCAATGCAGGTAATATTATCCCACCCTATGGTAGTTTAAGCGGTGAAGGTGCAACGATTGAATATGCCATTCAATCCTTGGAGATTGAGCAGGTGATTGTCTGTGGACATACTCACTGTGGAGCGATGAATGGTTTATTAAAGCTGGAGCATTTGCGAGAAGAAATGCCGATCGTTTATGAATGGCTAAAACTTGCAGAAGGGACGCGACGCTTGGTGAAAGAGAACTATAGCCATTTACGGAATAAAGAGTTACTAGAAATCACTAGTGCCGAAAATGTATTAACGCAAATCGATCATCTCAAAACCTATCCACTGGTGCGATCTCGTTTATATCAAGGACGTTTAAATATTTATGGCTGGGTTTACAATCTGGAAACTGGTGAAGTGCTTGCCTACGATTCGGTGAGCCATTCCTATGTCCCGCCACAGCATCAGTTAGTTGATGATCTTCCCGAACCATCTTTGCATACAGATATGTCTGATCCTCTCGATAGCATGGTGGTTAATTAG
- the pyrE gene encoding orotate phosphoribosyltransferase encodes MEHSNREKLLDLFCRLAYKSGDFTLSSGQKSTYYINGKLVTLHPFGGLWTGQVLLSKLPEGTGAVAGLTLGADPIVSAVSVVSAYENKPIPALIIRKQPKGHGTGAWIEGPELAPNTNVVVLEDVVTTGQSALFAVEKLRDAGYTVTHVLTLVDRQQGGAELYAKEGLQFGAVFDIGEIQNYAKGIS; translated from the coding sequence GTGGAACATTCAAATCGCGAAAAATTACTAGACCTGTTTTGCCGTCTTGCTTATAAAAGTGGCGACTTTACCTTATCGTCTGGTCAAAAAAGTACTTATTACATTAATGGCAAGTTGGTGACATTACATCCCTTTGGGGGATTATGGACAGGTCAGGTTTTATTGTCCAAGTTACCAGAAGGAACGGGGGCGGTGGCAGGTTTGACATTAGGTGCTGATCCGATCGTGAGTGCAGTTAGCGTTGTCTCTGCTTACGAAAATAAACCAATTCCTGCTTTGATCATCCGAAAACAACCAAAAGGACATGGTACAGGGGCATGGATTGAGGGACCAGAACTTGCGCCTAATACCAATGTGGTAGTGCTGGAGGATGTGGTGACAACAGGGCAATCAGCTTTATTTGCGGTCGAAAAATTGCGTGATGCAGGTTATACCGTGACCCATGTATTAACACTGGTCGATCGCCAACAGGGTGGGGCTGAGCTTTACGCGAAGGAAGGTTTACAATTTGGTGCAGTATTCGATATTGGCGAAATTCAAAACTATGCAAAAGGGATAAGTTAA
- a CDS encoding citrate synthase: MAIGEYKPGLEGVPATQSNISYVDGQAGLLEYRGIRIEDLCKYSNFLETSYLLIFGDLPKAIQLNEFEHDITHRRRIKYRIRDMIKSFPDNAHPMDALQTSVAALGMFYPLGNFHDLDYIYQATVRLLAKVPTMVAAFHMMRQGNDPVMPRDDLDYASNFLYMLNEKVPDPLAARIFDVCLTLHAEHTVNASTFAALVTASTLTDPYAVMTSAIGTLAGPLHGGANEEVMNMLEEIGSVDNVTSYLQRKIERKEKLMGFGHRIYKVKDPRAIVLQGLVHELFDKFGHDPYYDVALELEKQAYEKLASKGIHPNVDFYSGLVYKKLGIPSNLFTTIFAIARVPGWLAHWKEQLSDNRLFRPTQMYTGLHDVTYVPINER, from the coding sequence ATGGCAATCGGAGAATATAAGCCTGGTTTAGAAGGAGTGCCTGCCACCCAATCAAACATAAGTTATGTTGATGGTCAAGCAGGGTTGCTCGAATATCGGGGTATCCGTATCGAGGATCTTTGCAAGTATAGTAATTTCCTTGAAACCAGTTACTTATTAATCTTCGGTGATCTACCCAAAGCCATTCAACTAAATGAATTTGAACACGATATTACCCATAGAAGAAGAATCAAATATCGTATTCGCGACATGATTAAGTCATTTCCAGATAATGCTCATCCTATGGATGCGCTACAAACTAGTGTTGCGGCGTTGGGAATGTTTTATCCTTTGGGGAATTTCCATGACTTAGACTATATCTATCAAGCAACAGTGAGACTGTTAGCTAAAGTCCCAACTATGGTGGCAGCCTTTCACATGATGCGTCAAGGCAATGATCCTGTGATGCCTCGTGATGATTTAGATTATGCTTCCAATTTTCTCTACATGTTAAATGAGAAGGTTCCTGATCCTCTGGCGGCACGTATTTTTGATGTATGTTTGACTCTCCATGCTGAGCATACAGTTAATGCTTCGACCTTCGCCGCTTTGGTGACTGCTTCGACCTTAACTGATCCCTATGCGGTGATGACTTCGGCGATCGGTACTCTGGCTGGACCTTTGCATGGTGGAGCTAATGAGGAGGTAATGAATATGCTCGAAGAAATTGGCTCCGTCGATAACGTAACTTCTTATCTCCAACGCAAAATTGAGCGGAAAGAGAAGCTTATGGGCTTTGGACATCGTATTTATAAAGTGAAAGATCCGCGTGCGATTGTCCTTCAGGGATTAGTACATGAGTTGTTTGACAAATTCGGTCACGATCCTTACTACGATGTTGCTTTAGAATTGGAAAAGCAAGCCTATGAGAAGCTTGCAAGTAAGGGAATTCATCCTAATGTTGATTTCTATTCGGGATTGGTTTACAAGAAGTTGGGAATTCCCAGTAATTTGTTTACTACAATTTTTGCGATCGCTCGTGTACCTGGATGGCTAGCGCATTGGAAAGAACAACTTTCCGATAACCGATTGTTCCGTCCTACCCAAATGTACACAGGGTTACATGATGTAACCTATGTACCCATCAACGAGCGTTGA
- a CDS encoding photosystem II protein Y, giving the protein MDWRVLVVLGPVVLVVFWAAFNLGKAVIKGEATLFGKYGNNPFQ; this is encoded by the coding sequence ATGGATTGGAGAGTATTAGTTGTATTAGGACCAGTTGTCTTGGTAGTTTTCTGGGCAGCCTTTAACCTCGGTAAAGCCGTTATTAAGGGTGAAGCTACTCTCTTTGGCAAATATGGCAATAACCCATTTCAATAA
- the gatC gene encoding Asp-tRNA(Asn)/Glu-tRNA(Gln) amidotransferase subunit GatC, with the protein MIDREQVRHVARLGRLQLTEAEEISFTKQLDSILDYFQQLNELDPLLEGVEPTTRAVNTVNITRPDILQPFADREVLLNCAPDREEDFFRVPQIMG; encoded by the coding sequence ATGATTGACAGAGAGCAAGTTCGCCACGTTGCCCGCTTGGGACGTTTACAACTAACTGAAGCTGAAGAAATTTCCTTTACTAAGCAACTGGATAGTATTTTGGACTATTTTCAACAGTTAAATGAACTAGATCCTTTGCTAGAAGGAGTTGAACCAACCACAAGAGCAGTTAATACAGTCAATATTACTCGTCCTGATATATTGCAACCATTTGCTGATCGCGAAGTCTTACTCAACTGCGCCCCTGATCGCGAGGAAGACTTTTTCCGTGTCCCCCAAATCATGGGTTAG
- a CDS encoding response regulator: protein MDTLGNLDQSTSNQTPDCNISDDLSNSSSSSVHTPLSILLAEDNLVNQKVALRVLKHLGYEADVVGNGQEVIKAIANKSYDLILMDIQMPEMDGIEATQYIRNQELESQMSPIAIVAITANATHDDQYVCRKAGMNDYISKPIQIDKLRSVLQQYEALKNSQ, encoded by the coding sequence ATGGATACTTTAGGGAACCTAGATCAGTCAACGAGCAATCAAACACCAGATTGCAATATTAGTGACGATCTCAGCAATTCCTCTTCTTCATCAGTGCATACCCCCTTGAGCATCCTGTTAGCTGAAGACAATCTTGTCAATCAAAAAGTAGCTCTGCGTGTACTTAAGCACTTGGGATATGAAGCTGATGTGGTGGGCAATGGTCAAGAAGTAATTAAAGCGATCGCCAATAAATCCTACGATCTGATCCTCATGGATATTCAGATGCCTGAAATGGATGGTATAGAAGCAACTCAATATATTCGTAATCAGGAACTTGAATCCCAAATGTCACCGATTGCGATCGTTGCCATTACTGCCAATGCAACCCATGATGATCAATATGTCTGTCGCAAGGCAGGCATGAATGATTACATTAGCAAACCAATTCAGATCGATAAACTCAGAAGCGTTTTACAGCAATATGAGGCTCTCAAAAATAGCCAATAA
- a CDS encoding undecaprenyl-diphosphate phosphatase has translation MEYWQAFILGIVQGLTEFLPISSSAHLKVVPALLRWNDAGVSFDAVIQLGSIVAVVSYFWKDLSNITLGSIVAVRKKQYKSQEFKLAVAIALGTVPILFGGLLIKVLVKDYDNSPLRSLTAIAIASIFMSILLALAELFGQNSQKEKRHFQRVRVIDGILMGLAQTMALVPGVSRSGSTLTAGLFLGLDRVAATRFSFLLGIPAITIAGLVELLSIIKKGFDVGAGQLAVGLFSSVIFSYLAIAWLLKFFQTHTTWVFVGYRLAFGALLLTGVGLGWFK, from the coding sequence ATGGAATACTGGCAAGCTTTTATTTTGGGGATTGTGCAAGGACTGACTGAGTTTTTGCCTATTAGTAGCTCAGCACACCTGAAGGTTGTCCCCGCCCTTCTGCGATGGAATGATGCTGGAGTATCTTTTGATGCTGTGATCCAGCTTGGGAGTATTGTGGCTGTGGTGAGCTACTTCTGGAAAGATCTCAGCAATATTACGCTTGGGAGTATTGTGGCTGTACGCAAGAAACAGTACAAATCGCAGGAGTTTAAACTCGCTGTGGCGATCGCCTTAGGGACAGTTCCGATTTTATTTGGCGGCTTGCTGATTAAAGTATTGGTAAAAGATTACGACAACTCACCTTTACGGAGTTTGACCGCGATCGCGATCGCCTCAATCTTTATGTCGATCTTGCTTGCCCTAGCTGAGCTATTTGGACAAAATAGCCAAAAAGAAAAGCGCCATTTTCAAAGAGTCAGAGTTATTGATGGGATCTTGATGGGTTTAGCCCAAACGATGGCACTTGTTCCGGGGGTATCCCGTTCTGGTTCGACCTTAACCGCAGGTTTATTTCTTGGTTTAGATCGAGTTGCCGCCACGAGATTTTCATTTTTGTTAGGGATTCCTGCAATTACGATCGCAGGTTTGGTGGAGTTGCTGAGCATTATCAAAAAGGGCTTTGATGTTGGCGCAGGACAGTTAGCTGTTGGACTATTCTCTTCAGTGATTTTTTCCTACTTGGCGATCGCATGGCTCCTCAAGTTCTTTCAAACCCATACTACATGGGTGTTTGTTGGCTATAGACTAGCTTTTGGGGCATTACTACTCACAGGTGTAGGCTTAGGCTGGTTTAAATAA
- the rplU gene encoding 50S ribosomal protein L21 has translation MSYAIIETGGKQYRVEVGRFYDVELLEAEPDSKLTIDKVLFANLDGDISIGQPIVDNASVEVTVLRHLKAKKVIVYKMRPKKKTRRKNGHRQPLTRIMVEAINLSGKAA, from the coding sequence ATGAGTTACGCAATCATTGAAACAGGCGGTAAGCAATATCGCGTCGAAGTCGGCAGATTTTATGACGTTGAATTACTTGAAGCCGAACCAGACAGTAAATTGACCATTGATAAAGTTTTGTTTGCCAACTTAGACGGTGACATTTCTATTGGTCAGCCTATCGTTGATAATGCAAGTGTCGAAGTTACTGTACTGCGCCACCTAAAGGCAAAAAAAGTAATCGTTTATAAAATGCGTCCCAAGAAAAAAACTCGCAGAAAGAACGGTCACCGTCAGCCCCTCACCCGCATCATGGTTGAAGCAATCAATCTAAGTGGTAAGGCTGCTTAA
- a CDS encoding photosystem I assembly protein Ycf3 — protein MPRSQRNDNFVDQTFTVIADTILKLFPASQKEKEAFAYYRDGMSAQGDGEYAEALSNYEEALKLEENAYDRSYIYYNMGLIHASNGDHDKALEYYEQAIDLNPRMPQALNNVAVIYHHKGENAQDEEQAEEYFNTAADHWVRAIRLAPNNYIEAQNWLKTTGRADINLFF, from the coding sequence ATGCCTAGATCGCAACGTAATGACAACTTCGTCGATCAAACCTTTACCGTTATTGCTGACACGATTTTAAAACTCTTTCCTGCAAGTCAGAAAGAAAAAGAAGCCTTTGCCTACTACCGTGATGGGATGTCTGCCCAAGGCGATGGTGAATATGCTGAAGCTTTAAGCAACTACGAAGAAGCTCTCAAACTTGAAGAAAATGCCTATGATCGCAGCTACATTTATTACAACATGGGCTTAATCCATGCTAGTAATGGCGATCATGACAAGGCTCTGGAATATTATGAGCAAGCGATCGATCTTAATCCTCGGATGCCCCAAGCTCTAAACAATGTTGCTGTGATTTATCACCACAAAGGCGAAAATGCTCAGGATGAAGAACAGGCGGAAGAATACTTCAACACTGCTGCCGATCATTGGGTAAGAGCCATCCGCCTCGCACCTAACAACTATATCGAAGCGCAAAACTGGTTAAAAACAACAGGTAGAGCTGATATTAATCTTTTCTTCTAA
- the secD gene encoding protein translocase subunit SecD — protein sequence MGKQSRLLAFVLAILLGAVYLIVMYPPKLGLDLRGGAQLTLQAKTNPEQGINEITPRIMETAKFVVEQRINGLGVSEATILLAGNNQLIVQLPGVNDPAQAERVLGTTAQLDFRKQKKGTEGELRARLQILQAATVQREILKNSGDQKAIAENEATYKKSIEDLKGIFERTGLTGNMLKDAVASPSGNGPDSWQVALTFDDKGGDLFAKTTGEIGGTGRVLGIFLDDKLISSPSVGPEFQGKGISGGRAVITGNFTLDSATELALQLRAGALPVPVEIVENRTVGATLGADSILSSIYAGVSGLALVLIFMVLYYRILGVVADIALITYAVITYALFSLLGVVLTLPGIAGFILSIGMAVDANVLIFERTREELKAGRTLYKSVEAGFYRAWSSILDSNVTTLIACLTLFWLGSGFVKGFAVTLGVGVIVSMFTAITLSRSLMLAMISNPQFRKPEYYGMKAFGKISTVTTDIEAETEVVDDQNDKTDNTKDNTSGAVL from the coding sequence ATGGGTAAACAAAGCCGCCTGCTTGCCTTCGTATTGGCAATCTTATTAGGGGCTGTGTATCTAATCGTCATGTATCCACCTAAATTAGGTTTGGATCTACGAGGTGGCGCACAGCTTACACTCCAAGCAAAAACTAATCCTGAACAAGGTATTAATGAAATTACGCCGCGCATTATGGAAACCGCCAAGTTTGTGGTGGAGCAGCGTATTAATGGTTTAGGAGTTTCCGAAGCCACAATTTTGCTAGCGGGTAATAATCAACTGATCGTCCAGTTACCGGGGGTCAATGATCCTGCCCAAGCTGAGCGCGTACTTGGCACAACTGCTCAACTTGATTTTCGGAAGCAAAAAAAAGGCACGGAAGGTGAGCTAAGAGCAAGATTGCAAATTCTACAGGCAGCAACGGTTCAGCGCGAGATCCTCAAAAATTCTGGTGATCAAAAGGCGATCGCGGAAAATGAAGCCACATATAAAAAGAGCATTGAAGATCTTAAGGGCATCTTTGAACGCACAGGATTAACTGGCAATATGCTCAAAGATGCCGTTGCATCGCCGAGTGGCAATGGTCCCGACTCTTGGCAGGTTGCTCTAACCTTTGATGATAAGGGTGGTGATCTATTTGCTAAAACTACTGGCGAAATCGGTGGCACTGGCCGAGTCTTAGGAATTTTCTTAGATGACAAATTAATTAGCTCTCCCTCAGTTGGTCCAGAATTTCAAGGTAAAGGCATTTCAGGTGGACGAGCCGTCATCACAGGCAACTTTACGTTAGATTCCGCAACTGAATTAGCGTTGCAGCTACGCGCAGGGGCTTTACCCGTACCCGTCGAAATTGTCGAAAATCGCACCGTTGGTGCAACCCTTGGGGCAGATAGCATTCTCAGCAGTATCTATGCTGGTGTATCAGGCTTAGCACTAGTCCTGATTTTTATGGTGCTTTACTACCGCATTTTGGGCGTAGTTGCCGATATTGCGCTAATTACCTATGCGGTGATTACCTATGCCTTGTTTAGCTTGCTCGGTGTGGTACTGACCTTACCAGGTATTGCAGGATTTATTCTCAGTATTGGGATGGCTGTGGATGCCAACGTCCTAATTTTTGAACGTACTAGAGAAGAGTTGAAAGCAGGACGCACACTTTATAAATCCGTTGAGGCAGGCTTCTATCGCGCATGGTCAAGCATCCTTGATAGTAATGTAACTACCCTAATTGCTTGTTTAACTCTGTTTTGGTTGGGTTCAGGATTTGTGAAGGGCTTTGCCGTCACCCTTGGGGTAGGGGTAATCGTCAGTATGTTTACGGCAATTACTTTGAGCCGATCGCTAATGTTAGCGATGATTAGTAACCCTCAATTCCGTAAGCCTGAATACTACGGCATGAAAGCTTTTGGCAAAATCTCGACAGTGACGACTGATATTGAAGCCGAGACAGAAGTAGTGGATGACCAAAACGATAAGACAGACAATACAAAAGACAATACAAGCGGTGCAGTTCTATGA
- a CDS encoding ABC transporter permease yields the protein MSRYLHTLKLFWSTAIAAELEYRINFVIAAIGSIGNLAGSLFGLFLFYRTGYTFAGWRWEEAIVVLGIFTILEGFSTTFLAPNLSKIVEHVQNGTLDFVLLKPISSQFWLSARVISPWGFPNLVFGSCILFYAGSKLGLALSNYLLTLIPLTFGFISLYSIWFMLGATSIWFVKIYNVTEVLRGLMEAGRYPMAAYPASYRFFFTFVVPIAFLTTVPAEALLGRGEAVWIIGSSFLAIVLLYASNKFWKFALRFYTSASS from the coding sequence ATGAGTAGATATCTACATACCCTTAAGCTGTTCTGGTCAACGGCGATCGCTGCGGAACTGGAATATCGAATTAATTTTGTGATCGCTGCTATTGGTAGTATCGGCAACTTAGCAGGTAGCTTATTTGGTTTGTTTTTGTTTTACCGCACTGGTTACACCTTTGCGGGCTGGCGTTGGGAAGAAGCGATCGTTGTCCTTGGTATCTTCACGATCCTCGAAGGATTTTCGACCACATTTCTAGCCCCAAATCTCAGTAAAATCGTTGAGCATGTTCAGAACGGGACATTAGACTTTGTTTTGTTAAAGCCTATCAGTAGCCAGTTTTGGCTATCAGCAAGGGTAATTTCGCCTTGGGGATTTCCTAACCTCGTTTTTGGTTCCTGTATTCTGTTCTATGCAGGCAGTAAGCTCGGTTTAGCACTTAGCAATTATCTATTAACTTTAATTCCCCTCACCTTTGGTTTTATCAGCCTCTATAGCATTTGGTTTATGTTGGGGGCAACTAGTATCTGGTTTGTAAAAATTTATAACGTTACCGAGGTTCTGCGAGGACTGATGGAGGCTGGCAGATATCCGATGGCAGCTTATCCTGCTTCTTACCGTTTCTTTTTTACCTTCGTTGTGCCGATCGCCTTTTTGACCACTGTACCTGCGGAAGCTTTGCTAGGACGTGGTGAAGCAGTCTGGATTATTGGGTCTAGCTTTTTAGCGATCGTCTTGCTTTATGCTTCAAATAAATTCTGGAAATTTGCGCTGAGATTTTATACAAGTGCTTCTAGCTAA
- the psb32 gene encoding photosystem II repair protein Psb32, with amino-acid sequence MVITNLLHRLWCFVQALPKITNRWQRLSCGAIALLISFNLLAVPAFALQVSDIPDLSEIKTLADQTWVIDDSEVLSALTKSTTASKAAKLAEQTGIDVHVVAIQRIDLGQPTSEFASELFDKWFPTESDKANQVLLLLATEDHRTAIQTGSKVKELLPDSIATSIADETMLYPARKANYNQAVNEGISRLEAVLRGKPDPGAPLLVVEESETSNYATKEETEASSSNVVVILLLILATLLPMATYYWLQGKP; translated from the coding sequence ATGGTGATTACAAATCTATTACATCGGTTGTGGTGCTTCGTTCAAGCATTGCCAAAGATAACAAACAGATGGCAAAGGCTCAGTTGTGGGGCGATCGCATTATTAATTAGTTTTAATTTGTTGGCAGTTCCAGCTTTTGCTTTGCAGGTATCGGATATTCCCGACCTTTCCGAAATCAAGACACTGGCGGATCAGACTTGGGTGATTGATGACTCAGAAGTATTAAGTGCTTTGACCAAAAGTACAACCGCGAGTAAAGCTGCAAAACTAGCCGAACAGACGGGTATTGATGTGCATGTGGTGGCAATCCAGCGCATTGATTTAGGACAGCCCACTTCCGAGTTTGCCTCCGAACTATTTGATAAATGGTTTCCAACAGAATCAGATAAAGCTAATCAAGTATTACTACTGCTTGCTACAGAAGACCATCGCACTGCTATTCAAACTGGCTCTAAGGTAAAGGAGTTATTACCAGACAGCATTGCTACTAGTATTGCCGATGAGACAATGCTCTATCCTGCACGTAAAGCCAACTATAACCAAGCAGTTAATGAGGGTATCTCTCGCTTAGAAGCAGTGCTAAGGGGTAAACCAGATCCCGGTGCACCGCTTTTGGTGGTAGAGGAATCGGAGACCAGCAATTATGCAACAAAAGAGGAAACTGAAGCGAGTTCATCAAACGTAGTTGTGATCCTACTACTGATATTAGCCACACTATTACCAATGGCAACCTACTATTGGTTGCAAGGTAAACCATAA
- the rpmA gene encoding 50S ribosomal protein L27 has protein sequence MAHKKGTGSTRNGRDSNAKRLGVKRYGGQVVKAGSILVRQRGTKFHPGNNVGRGSDDTLYATVDGIVTFERFGKTRKKISVYAPVEAA, from the coding sequence ATGGCACATAAGAAGGGTACAGGTAGTACAAGAAACGGTCGTGACTCTAATGCTAAACGCCTTGGCGTAAAGCGTTATGGTGGTCAAGTTGTTAAAGCTGGCAGCATTCTAGTGCGTCAGCGTGGCACAAAGTTCCACCCTGGTAATAATGTTGGTCGTGGTAGCGATGATACTCTATACGCAACCGTTGACGGCATTGTCACCTTTGAACGTTTTGGTAAAACCCGCAAAAAAATTAGTGTTTATGCTCCTGTAGAAGCTGCATAA
- a CDS encoding DUF4079 domain-containing protein has protein sequence MTEFATKMAESLQPIADQFKSLNIPAPVTHWGHPFFMAIVIFAMGSFVAISGWRGRMVTDTEVAIKNKADHRKVAPLMTTFLALGYSGGLLSLVMQGKPLLESPHFITGSVVLTLLAINGAISLTGFGGNKPLLRNAHAYLGSAIVLLLFVHAALGLKLGLSI, from the coding sequence ATGACTGAATTTGCTACTAAGATGGCTGAGTCCCTTCAGCCCATTGCCGATCAATTCAAATCTCTGAATATTCCTGCACCAGTGACTCACTGGGGACATCCATTTTTCATGGCGATCGTTATTTTTGCGATGGGATCATTTGTTGCTATTTCAGGATGGCGTGGTCGCATGGTCACAGATACTGAAGTTGCGATTAAAAATAAAGCTGATCACCGCAAGGTTGCCCCGTTAATGACTACTTTCTTGGCTCTAGGCTACAGTGGTGGTTTACTTTCCCTAGTAATGCAAGGCAAACCCCTTCTTGAGAGTCCTCATTTCATCACAGGCTCAGTAGTTCTGACTTTGTTGGCAATTAATGGAGCTATCTCTCTAACTGGATTTGGGGGTAATAAGCCATTACTCCGTAATGCCCATGCTTATCTAGGTAGTGCGATCGTACTCTTATTATTTGTTCATGCGGCTTTAGGTCTGAAATTAGGGCTTTCGATCTAG
- the secF gene encoding protein translocase subunit SecF has protein sequence MRLDVIKNARLYLTISTAVIVAGIVAMVLSFQQLGSPLRLGIDFTGGSSVTLGLACNGDTCGKPIDIAVVRQAVESKGFANSVIQLVEGKDLKGVSVRTAHLSTEEREKLKSTLTESLKQYGEVDPKKSQLDEVGAAIGQQALRNGLLAILLSFAGIGIYLAFRFQLDYATFAVLALFHDIFVTVGTFSILGLTLGVEIDSLFIVAMLTICGFSVNDTVVIYDRIRENVKLDTGNTSFNDLVNASVNQTLGRSINTSLTATLPLIAIFLFGGATLRFFSLALIIGFLSGAYSSIFNASILLAWWRSRQTSKLNQSTVEAN, from the coding sequence ATGAGATTAGATGTAATTAAAAACGCGCGTCTTTACCTCACGATTTCCACAGCAGTGATTGTGGCGGGAATTGTGGCGATGGTGTTGTCCTTTCAGCAGTTAGGCTCTCCATTACGCTTAGGAATTGACTTTACAGGTGGTTCTAGTGTGACGCTTGGCTTAGCTTGTAATGGAGATACTTGTGGCAAACCCATTGATATTGCGGTAGTACGTCAGGCCGTAGAAAGTAAAGGATTTGCGAATAGTGTCATCCAATTAGTTGAAGGCAAGGACTTAAAAGGAGTCTCAGTACGTACTGCGCATCTCTCGACTGAGGAGCGCGAAAAGCTGAAGTCGACACTAACGGAGTCTTTGAAACAATATGGCGAAGTCGATCCCAAAAAGTCACAGCTTGATGAAGTTGGTGCAGCGATCGGTCAACAAGCGCTTCGGAATGGCTTATTGGCAATTTTGCTTTCCTTTGCAGGTATTGGTATTTATTTAGCATTCCGCTTTCAGCTAGATTATGCAACCTTTGCGGTGTTAGCACTCTTTCATGACATTTTCGTGACGGTTGGGACTTTCTCGATCTTGGGTTTGACTTTGGGCGTAGAGATTGACAGCTTATTTATTGTGGCGATGTTGACGATCTGTGGCTTTTCCGTCAATGACACCGTGGTAATTTACGATCGCATTCGCGAAAATGTAAAACTTGATACGGGTAACACGAGTTTTAACGATCTAGTTAATGCCTCGGTCAATCAAACTCTAGGGCGATCAATTAATACTTCACTGACAGCGACATTACCTCTGATCGCAATTTTCTTGTTTGGTGGTGCAACCTTAAGGTTTTTCTCCCTAGCTCTGATCATTGGCTTCTTATCTGGTGCTTATTCCAGTATCTTTAACGCCAGTATCTTGCTGGCATGGTGGCGCAGTCGTCAAACTTCTAAACTCAACCAATCAACCGTCGAAGCAAACTAA